Below is a genomic region from Pyrococcus kukulkanii.
CTTCGTACGTTGGATGTGTACTAACTAATAATGTAGTTATGTTAAGCTTCTCATCTTTTTTCCTATCTATCTGAGGTTGTATAGTTGGTAGGGGAATATCCTTGGAATTTACCATTGTTTCATAGTACTTGAGTTCTTCGAGTGCATTTTTTAGGGCGTATGGAACCTCGGCTATTCTTATTGCAACGTTATCAGCTCTAAACTCCCTTTTCCTTAAGAACTTGTGGAGGTATAGCGAATAGGCAACAAACGTTGTCAAGCTTATTAGTTTTACATGGAATGAAGATCCAAACAGCAACACTGCACCCGATAATACTCCTATCCCGTATTGCCCATACCTAGATATTGGGAATAGTACTGTATCGCCATTCTTAATGTGACCTATCTCATGCGCTGCAACTGCTAATATTTCGTCCTCACTTAGGACTTCAAATAGGCCTGCCGAGAGAACTATTGAGTTCTTGAAGGAGTAAGCAGTTGGTATTGGAGAGTCTTCTATGTAAATTGTTGGCATGGGAATTCTGGCTCTATTAGCCATCCTTGCTATACCATCATAAAGCCAGGGCATGTCCTCCCACGTGATTTTTGAGTACCTATCTTTTGGGAGTTTTAAACTCAGGGATAACCTATACATCAAATACAACCAAGTCAGGACGCCAAGAGACAGAAATAACCCCATTTTTTTGAATGTTATTACAGTTATAATAACCTGAAGCAGGAATATCCAATATAGCATCCTATCTCACTTCTTACTTCTTAATTTTTGAGAGATATGCATATGTAGCTTCCCTAAAGTTTGCCATTAACGATTCTATTATTTTCTCAACAATTTTCCTTTCAAATTCTTCCCTTGTTGTTGTTACGCTATATACATATCGTATTCCTCCCCTGCCTCTCTCCATTCTCCTTTTTAATAGGTTTTTTTCACATAGCCTGTTCATTAGGATACTAACCGTAGATCTCCTTAGCTCAGGATATTTTTTCTTTAGATACTCGTAAACTTCTCCGGCAGTTGCCTCCTGTACTTCCCACATATATTCCATAATCTCAGCTTCTAGTGCGGGAAGAACAGCCTTTATTCCTTTTTGGTTTAATTTAAATTCGCTAGGTTCCATCATGATCCCTCCGGTTCTATCTATTATTAACTAAAATCAAATTAAGGTTTTCGCTTCAGCA
It encodes:
- a CDS encoding BlaI/MecI/CopY family transcriptional regulator — encoded protein: MEPSEFKLNQKGIKAVLPALEAEIMEYMWEVQEATAGEVYEYLKKKYPELRRSTVSILMNRLCEKNLLKRRMERGRGGIRYVYSVTTTREEFERKIVEKIIESLMANFREATYAYLSKIKK
- a CDS encoding M48 family metallopeptidase, producing the protein MLYWIFLLQVIITVITFKKMGLFLSLGVLTWLYLMYRLSLSLKLPKDRYSKITWEDMPWLYDGIARMANRARIPMPTIYIEDSPIPTAYSFKNSIVLSAGLFEVLSEDEILAVAAHEIGHIKNGDTVLFPISRYGQYGIGVLSGAVLLFGSSFHVKLISLTTFVAYSLYLHKFLRKREFRADNVAIRIAEVPYALKNALEELKYYETMVNSKDIPLPTIQPQIDRKKDEKLNITTLLVSTHPTYEERIARIMAIVDMYRIFEFS